In the Setaria italica strain Yugu1 chromosome VI, Setaria_italica_v2.0, whole genome shotgun sequence genome, one interval contains:
- the LOC101755459 gene encoding HMG-Y-related protein A: MATEEAAKPSPLPPYPEMILAAIEGLGDKNGSNKSAISRYIEGKYGELPPAHASLLTAHLARMKESGELIFLKNNYFRADAPDAPPKRGRGRPPKVRDPNAPPPPPKAPSTGSPRPRGRPPKPKDPLDAAVAQATAGMPKARGRPPKKAKIDATAAAAPSPAAAAPAGGDGSAPVKRGRGRPPKVRPAVPSETAAA, encoded by the exons atggcCACCGAGGAAGCCGCCAAGCCGTCCCCGCTCCCGCCCTACCCAGAG ATGATCCTGGCGGCGATCGAGGGGCTGGGCGACAAGAACGGGTCGAACAAGTCGGCCATCTCCAGGTACATCGAGGGCAAGTACGGCGAGCTCCCGCCCGCGCACGCGTCGCTGCTGACGGCGCACCTGGCTCGCATGAAGGAGTCCGGCGAGCTCATCTTCCTCAAGAACAACTACTTCCGCGCCGATgcccccgacgcgccgccgaAGCGGGGCCGCGGGCGCCCGCCCAAGGTGCGGGACCccaacgcgccgccgccgccgcccaaggcaCCGTCCACCGGCTCGCCGCGGCCCCGCGGGCGCCCGCCCAAGCCcaaagacccgctcgacgctgCCGTCGCGCAGGCCACCGCGGGGATGCCCAAGGCCCGCGGCCGCCCGCCCAAGAAGGCCAAGATCGatgccactgccgccgccgcgccctcccccgccgccgccgcgccagccggcggcgacggctccGCCCCCGTCAAGCGCGGCCGCGGCAGGCCCCCCAAGGTACGCCCCGCCGTGCCCAGCGAGACGGCCGCGGCCTAG
- the LOC101755872 gene encoding putative 1-phosphatidylinositol-3-phosphate 5-kinase FAB1C, producing the protein MGVVDFSVLGALQKVRSFVAGPTPAEAAAAAAADGRPPHATPGSRSGGPSPADSPPPAAVRSGGRRAIALRRQISSPQLLRCRAVRQGDDEDDYEPGVQFFTTGNDFLHDFSDTDSVSVSTPNGISQSLTPSPLESPTWMVKQNDSPPRSRKNGRFSPDSPGYGTKASLGSDGPLGQMNDSVTDSSGEGSKTQNPVDFGANIWCPPPPEDEGDDIESSLFGFDEEDVADSSALLVPGSFSANKIAGVDEVTNIAQKEGLKIAVLGHFRALVAQLLKAEGIDPGNDDGFKNWLDIVSSLTWQAASYVRPDTKKGGSMDPTDYVKVKCIASGDPIDSNFVKGVVCSKNVKHKRMVSEHRNAKLLILGGALEYHRVPNKLASINRILEQEKEHMKMVVGKIESRRPNVVLVEKSVSSSAQELFPKDISLVLNVKRPLLDRISRCTGAQIASSVDSISSARLGHCELFKVQKVIEFSSGKQTNRLSKTLMFFEGCPWRLGCTVLLRGSCREELKKIKRAVQLAVFAAYHLSLETSFFADEGATLPKFPSRPVVVEPDMRDSTDNNSAATATVGIPHGRKPEQDKLSQATMVNMMFENISVSPSSLPSHEEAHGLVGDSEHTETEYSVDHLNSCEPCLSRANDSCNGHETSLCSLDHDLRMQPQYLHNSAKLIAKVHHDELPARKYQQVDHWNSKLCDEYHSADQHDLNEFSGEYFPGTDNHQSILVSLSSTCIPKGLVCERSQLFRIKFYGSFDKPLGRYLREDLFDQAYRCQACKEPSESHIRCYTHQHGSLTISVSRLRSRKLPGERDGRIWMWHRCLKCEPKDGVPPATRRIIMSDAAWGLSFGKFLELSFSNHATANRVASCGHSLQRDCLRFYGYGNMVAFFRYSPVDILSVNLPPSVLDFNCHSPQEWLKRVAIEIFGKMESLHVEVSEFLHRTEKNIETEDEPVKEGVQRQIIEMKDFLKMERNEYEILLLPVIRESSHPMQTSIDILELNRLRRGLLLDAYIWDRRLCHLDSLLKTHGHVSKTSSDNLDILLYTRLKEWKANFLRGDIEIGKSLGSPRKSLLSREVHLNDNECSVADTNLQTCLVGHPVDGAEDLDKVYSKFNGREKRSVTEPTNGMEPVERLPSLASMFSDNIDLAWTGSSDLQYDLPQAFTKIDENGSFNLDSPNYKNVVTPVRIHSFSSTLGLRQRERTGLAPTSLHLSSFKSAEFFGDMTSILKDPMPNMRRACSQRSPGVIEKLNVVLARTPTYISSASNIIDDGARLLLPQIGYEDNVVIAVYDDEPTSIVSYAMTSEEYVRQVTRRLNSNLSFSHLQSTTEFSSHGLEGFSPSQEDHLDSKGTHFKFSFDDESPISPDKTKFSVVCYFERHFAALRKKCCPNDTDYIRSLSRCKRWNAQGGKSNVYFAKTMDERFIIKQVTRTELESFVEFAPQYFKYLMESLTSGSPTCLAKIVGLYQVSVKSLKAGKEVKMDLMVMENIFFERKISRVYDLKGSLRSRYTSGDSKVLLDSNLIEALHTKPIFLGSKAKRRLERAVWNDTSFLALADVMDYSLLVGIDEEKKELVIGIIDYLRQYTWDKQLETWVKASGILGGPKNESPTVISPMQYKKRFRKAMSKYFLTVPDQWSS; encoded by the exons ATGGGAGTCGTGGACTTCTCGGTGCTGGGCGCGCTGCAGAAGGTCAGATCCTTCGTCGCCGGCCCCACGCCggcggaagccgccgccgccgccgccgccgacggtcGCCCACCACACGCGACGCCGGGGTCGCGCAGCGGGGGGCCGTCTCCCGCggactcgccgccgcccgctgcggTGAGATCCGGGGGCCGGCGCGCCATCGCCCTGCGCCGACAGATCTCCTCGCCGCAGCTGCTCCGCTGCCGCGCTGTCAG GCAAGGAGATGACGAGGACGACTATGAGCCCGGGGTTCAGTTTTTCACCACTGGGAATGACTTCTTACATGACTTTTCAGATACAGACTCTGTTAGTGTTAGTACCCCTAACGGGATCAGCCAGTCCCTTACCCCAAGCCCCTTGGAGAGCCCGACTTGGATGGTGAAACAGAACGACAGCCCGCCAAGATCCAGGAAGAATGGCCGTTTCAGCCCAGATTCTCCTGGATATGGTACCAAGGCGAGTTTAGGATCTGATGGTCCTCTGGGACAGATGAATGATAGTGTCACTGACAGCAGTGGAGAAGGAAGCAAAACTCAGAATCCTGTCGATTTTGGTGCCAATATTTGgtgcccaccaccaccagaagaTGAGGGTGATGACATCGAATCAAGTTTATTTGGATTCGATGAGGAGGATGTTGCGGACTCAAGCGCGCTTCTTGTTCCTGGTAGCTTTAGTGCTAACAAAATAGCTGGTGTTGACGAGGTCACAAACATTGCTCAGAAAGAGGGTCTGAAGATTGCTGTGCTCGGTCATTTCCGAGCTCTTGTGGCTCAGTTACTGAAGGCAGAAGGCATCGATCCTGGAAATGATGATGGGTTCAAAAATTGGCTTGATATTGTCTCATCCTTAACTTGGCAAGCAGCAAGCTATGTGAGGCCAGATACCAAGAAAGGAGGCAGCATGGATCCTACTGATTATGTGAAGGTCAAATGTATAGCATCAGGGGATCCAATCGATAG TAATTTTGTTAAAGGGGTTGTTTGCTCTAAGAATGTAAAACACAAACGCATGGTCTCTGAGCATAGAAATGCAAAATTACTCATTTTAGGGGGCGCACTTGAGTACCACAGGGTTCCTAATAAACTGGCATCTATTAACAGGATACTTGAACAG GAGAAGGAGCACATGAAAATGGTTGTTGGAAAGATCGAGTCCCGGCGACCTAATGTGGTGCTAGTTGAGAAAAGCGTCTCATCTTCTGCTCAGGAGCTCTTTCCAAAAGATATTTCGCTAGTTCTGAATGTTAAGAGGCCTCTTTTGGACAGGATATCAAGATGCACAGGGGCACAAATTGCCTCATCAGTTGACAGTATTTCTTCAGCAAGGCTAGGTCATTGTGAATTGTTCAAGGTGCAAAAGGTTATAGAATTCTCATCAGGTAAACAGACAAATAGGTTAAGCAAGACACTGATGTTCTTTGAAGGCTGCCCTTGGCGTTTGGGTTGCACG GTTCTGCTGAGAGGGTCATGTCGGGAGGAACTAAAGAAGATTAAGCGTGCTGTACAACTTGCAGTCTTTGCTGCTTATCACCTTTCTCTTGAAACATCATTCTTTGCTGATGAAGGTGCAACACTTCCTAAATTTCCATCAAGACCTGTGGTAGTTGAGCCGGATATGAGAGACTCTACGGACAACAATTCTGCTGCAACGGCCACTGTTGGAATTCCTCATGGACGTAAACCAGAACAGGATAAACTCTCACAGGCTACTATGGTCAACATGATGTTTGAAAATATCTCTGTATCACCTAGTTCATTACCTTCACATGAGGAAGCACATGGGCTTGTGGGTGACTCTGAGCATACAGAAACTGAATATTCTGTTGATCATCTGAACTCTTGTGAACCTTGTCTATCCCGTGCAAATGATTCATGCAATGGGCATGAAACATCTCTATGTTCATTGGATCATGATTTGAGGATGCAACCTCAATATTTGCATAACTCTGCAAAGCTTATAGCTAAAGTTCACCATGATGAGCTTCCAGCAAGGAAGTATCAACAAGTGGATCATTGGAATAGCAAACTGTGTGATGAATATCACTCAGCAGACCAGCATGATCTGAATGAATTTTCTGGTGAATACTTTCCTGGTACTGACAATCATCAGAGCATCTTAGTTTCTCTGTCAAGTACTTGTATCCCAAAAGGCTTGGTATGTGAGCGTTCCCAGCTTTTCCGCATCAAGTTTTATGGTAGTTTTGATAAGCCACTTGGGAGATATCTTCGGGAAGACTTATTTGATCAG GCATATCGTTGCCAGGCATGCAAAGAGCCATCGGAATCACATATCAGGTGCTATACTCACCAGCATGGTAGCTTAACAATCAGTGTTAGTAGGCTTCGATCTCGAAAGTTGCCTGGTGAACGTGATGGAAGGATATGGATGTGGCACAGGTGCCTCAAGTGCGAACCTAAGGATGGTGTGCCACCTGCCACACGAAGGATAATCATGTCAGATGCTGCCTGGGGTCTGTCGTTTGGGAAATTCCTGGAGCTAAGTTTCTCGAACCATGCTACTGCTAACCGAGTTGCAAGCTGTGGGCATTCACTCCAGAGGGACTGCCTTCGTTTCTATGG GTATGGAAACATGGTGGCATTCTTCAGATATTCTCCTGTTGACATTCTTTCAGTTAATCTTCCCCCATCAGTACTGGATTTCAATTGTCACAGTCCACAGGAGTGGCTGAAAAGGGTGGCAATTGAG ATATttggcaaaatggaatccttgcaTGTGGAGGTATCCGAATTTCTTCACCGTACTGAAAAGAATATTGAAACTGAGGATGAACCAGTGAAGGAAGGTGTTCAAAGGCAGATTATTGAGATGAAGGATTTTCTTAAAATGGAAAGAAATGAATATGAG ATTTTGCTTTTACCAGTCATAAGGGAGAGCAGTCACCCCATGCAGACATCAATTGATATTCTGGAGCTCAACCGCTTGAGGCGTGGTCTTCTTCTTGATGCCTACATTTGGGATCGGAGGCTGTGTCATTTAGACTCACTTCTTAAAACACACGGTCATGTTTCAAAGACCAGTTCTGATAATCTTGATATTCTCCTATACACCAGACTGAAAGAATGGAAAGCCAATTTTCTTCGTGGGGATATTGAGATTGGAAAATCTTTAGGAAGTCCAAGAAAATCATTGCTATCCAGAGAGGTCCACTTGAATGATAATGAATGCAGTGTTGCTGATACAAATTTGCAGACTTGTTTGGTGGGTCATCCAGTGGATGGTGCAGAGGATCTTGACAAAGTTTACAGCAAATTCAATGGACGAGAAAAAAGGTCTGTTACTGAACCTACTAATGGTATGGAACCTGTTGAGAGGTTACCCTCACTTGCATCCATGTTTTCTGATAATATTGACTTGGCATGGACTGGATCTAGTGATTTACAGTATGATCTTCCACAAGCTTTCACCAAAATTGATGAAAATGGATCCTTTAATTTGGACAGTCCAAACTACAAGAATGTAGTAACCCCTGTTAGAATTCACTCGTTTAGTTCTACGCTGGGTTTGCGCCAGAGAGAACGAACTGGATTAGCTCCAACTTCTTTGCATCTATCGTCATTCAAATCTGCTGAGTTCTTTGGAGATATGACAAGCATCCTGAAAGACCCAATGCCAAATATGCGAAGGGCCTGTTCTCAAAGGTCTCCTGGGGTCATAGAGAAATTAAATGTTGTTCTTGCTCGTACACCCACATATATCTCATCCGCTTCAAATATAATCGATGATGGGGCACGGCTGCTGTTACCCCAGATTGGATATGAAGACAATGTTGTTATTGCAGTATATGATGATGAGCCCACCAGTATTGTATCATATGCCATGACATCAGAAGAGTATGTACGACAAGTCACACGCAGACTGAATTCCAATTTGAGTTTTTCTCATCTGCAAAGCACTACTGAGTTCAGCAGCCATGGACTTGAGGGGTTCTCACCCTCACAAGAAGACCATTTGGATTCTAAGGGAACTCATTTTAAGTTTTCCTTTGATGATGAATCTCCGATTTCTCCAGATAAAACAAAGTTTTCTGTGGTTTGCTATTTTGAAAGGCATTTTGCTGCGCTCAGAAAGAAATGTTGTCCTAACGATACTGATTACATACGTTCTCTAAGTCGCTGCAAGAGATGGAATGCACAAGGTGGAAAAAGCAATGTTTACTTTGCAAAGACGATGGATGAGAGGTTCATAATCAAACAAGTTACCAGGACAGAGCTAGAGTCTTTTGTAGAATTCGCTCCTCAGTACTTCAAGTATTTGATGGAATCCTTGACTTCTGGTAGCCCAACTTGCCTGGCCAAAATAGTCGGGTTATATCAG GTTAGTGTTAAGAGCTTGAAAGCTGGGAAAGAAGTAAAGATGGATCTTATGGTGATGGAGAATATTTTCTTCGAAAGGAAGATATCTAGGGTGTATGACTTAAAGGGTTCATTACGCTCACGCTATACATCCGGGGACAGCAAAGTCCTTTTGGATTCAAACCTCATAGAGGCATTGCATACTAAGCCTATATTTTTGGGGAGCAAGGCAAAGCGAAGATTGGAAAGAGCTGTCTGGAATGATACTTCATTTCTTGCG CTGGCGGATGTCATGGATTACTCGCTTCTTGTTGGGATTgatgaggaaaagaaagagCTCGTCATTGGCATCATCGACTACTTGCGCCAATACACCTGGGACAAACAGCTGGAGACATGGGTGAAGGCCTCAGGCATTCTTGGTGGCCCCAAGAACGAATCCCCTACCGTCATATCTCCAATGCAGTACAAGAAGAGATTCAGGAAAGCCATGTCCAAGTACTTCCTGACCGTCCCCGACCAGTGGTCCTCTTGA